The following proteins come from a genomic window of Macrobrachium nipponense isolate FS-2020 chromosome 18, ASM1510439v2, whole genome shotgun sequence:
- the LOC135197310 gene encoding uncharacterized Golgi apparatus membrane protein-like protein CG5021 isoform X2, protein METGTPLLENEPLGFGEEDEPRGKLKHPLVTTFHLLFRVTALLAYELCGFFSNGFIGSFIVIVILLSMDFWTIKNITGRLMVGLRWWNYIDDEGQSHWVFEARKGRVSQTEVRVFWASLVAFPIIWAILFLIALFSFNLKWAMVVLIALTLSGSNLYGYVRCKLGKSDSITQSIKNVASGIMQKQMMSNVANMFTRAPPATNPSSTV, encoded by the exons actccACTTTTAGAAAATGAACCCCTCGGATTTGGGGAAGAAGATGAACCAAGGGGAAAGCTcaa ACACCCACTTGTGACGACATTTCATTTGCTCTTCCGAGTAACAGCACTTTTAGCTTATGAATTATGTGGGTTTTTCTCCAACGGCTTCATTGGTTCTTTTATTGTCATCGTTATACTCTTGTCTATGGACTTTTGGACAATCAAGAATATAACAG GCCGCCTAATGGTAGGACTTCGATGGTGGAATTACATAGATGACGAAGGGCAAAGTCATTGGGTTTTTGAAGCTCGGAAG GGTCGTGTGTCGCAGACGGAGGTGCGTGTCTTCTGGGCGTCCTTGGTGGCTTTCCCCATCATATGGGCGATACTCTTCCTAATTGCATTGTTTTCCTTCAACTTGAAATGGGCT ATGGTGGTGTTAATTGCCTTGACACTTAGTGGCAGCAACTTGTACGGATATGTCCGCTGTAAATTAGGCAAATCAGATAGCATTACACAATCTATTAAGAATGTGGCTAGTGGAATTATGCAAAAGCAGATGATGAGCAAT GTTGCCAACATGTTTACACGTGCTCCACCAGCAACAAACCCAAGCAGCACAGTGTGA
- the LOC135197310 gene encoding uncharacterized Golgi apparatus membrane protein-like protein CG5021 isoform X1, with translation METGTPLLENEPLGFGEEDEPRGKLKHPLVTTFHLLFRVTALLAYELCGFFSNGFIGSFIVIVILLSMDFWTIKNITGRLMVGLRWWNYIDDEGQSHWVFEARKGGLQGRVSQTEVRVFWASLVAFPIIWAILFLIALFSFNLKWAMVVLIALTLSGSNLYGYVRCKLGKSDSITQSIKNVASGIMQKQMMSNVANMFTRAPPATNPSSTV, from the exons actccACTTTTAGAAAATGAACCCCTCGGATTTGGGGAAGAAGATGAACCAAGGGGAAAGCTcaa ACACCCACTTGTGACGACATTTCATTTGCTCTTCCGAGTAACAGCACTTTTAGCTTATGAATTATGTGGGTTTTTCTCCAACGGCTTCATTGGTTCTTTTATTGTCATCGTTATACTCTTGTCTATGGACTTTTGGACAATCAAGAATATAACAG GCCGCCTAATGGTAGGACTTCGATGGTGGAATTACATAGATGACGAAGGGCAAAGTCATTGGGTTTTTGAAGCTCGGAAG GGTGGTCTTCAGGGTCGTGTGTCGCAGACGGAGGTGCGTGTCTTCTGGGCGTCCTTGGTGGCTTTCCCCATCATATGGGCGATACTCTTCCTAATTGCATTGTTTTCCTTCAACTTGAAATGGGCT ATGGTGGTGTTAATTGCCTTGACACTTAGTGGCAGCAACTTGTACGGATATGTCCGCTGTAAATTAGGCAAATCAGATAGCATTACACAATCTATTAAGAATGTGGCTAGTGGAATTATGCAAAAGCAGATGATGAGCAAT GTTGCCAACATGTTTACACGTGCTCCACCAGCAACAAACCCAAGCAGCACAGTGTGA